One genomic region from Vanacampus margaritifer isolate UIUO_Vmar chromosome 2, RoL_Vmar_1.0, whole genome shotgun sequence encodes:
- the LOC144044286 gene encoding ATP-sensitive inward rectifier potassium channel 10-like — translation MPHKVLSQANLSTQARLIKMTSATPPSSRSSSPQKVCHSQTQTDVLKPLLGGGLSITGGTLRKRRRVLSKDGRSNIRIEHVSGRGSLYMRDLWTTFVDMQWRYKFFLFTATFAGTWFLFGVLWYLLALVHGDLLEFEPPSNHTPCVMQMQTLTGAFLFSLESQTTIGYGFRCITEECPVAIVLLIIQLLITTLMEIFITGTFLAKVSRPKKRGETVKFSQHAVVSTQEGRPCLMIRVANMRKSLLLGCQVTGKLLQSSLTKEGETVRLDQRNVAFQVDTSSDSPFLILPLTFYHVIDDDSPLRAWAAKGGGWTDPELADFELLVILSATVEPTSATCQVRTSYLPDEILWGYEFPPVVSLSPSGKYVADFTFFDKVAKSKAAPVFKPSGGQPHSCQSNGGGKLADGSDPEKIRLERSYREERGRVSVRISNV, via the exons ATGCCACACAAAGTCCTCTCGCAAGCCAACCTTTCAACACAGGCCCGCCTTATAAAG ATGACGTCCGCCACTCCGCCTTCCTCCCGTAGCTCCTCCCCCCAGAAAGTGTGCCACTCCCAGACGCAGACGGACGTCTTGAAACCCCTGCTGGGCGGCGGCCTCTCCATCACCGGCGGCACGCTGCGGAAGCGGCGGCGAGTGCTGTCCAAAGATGGCCGCAGCAACATCCGCATCGAGCACGTCAGCGGGCGCGGGTCTCTGTACATGCGAGACCTGTGGACCACCTTTGTGGACATGCAGTGGCGCTACAAATTCTTCCTGTTCACCGCCACCTTTGCCGGGACCTGGTTCCTGTTTGGGGTGCTGTGGTACTTGCTGGCACTGGTGCATGGCGACCTGCTCG AGTTCGAGCCGCCGTCCAACCACACTCCGTGCGTGATGCAGATGCAGACGCTGACGGGCGCCTTCCTCTTCTCGCTGGAGTCGCAGACCACCATCGGCTACGGTTTCCGCTGCATCACCGAGGAGTGCCCCGTCGCCATCGTCCTGCTCATCATCCAGCTGCTCATCACCACGCTCATGGAGATCTTCATCACTGGAACCTTCCTGGCAAAG GTGTCCCGTCCGAAGAAGCGAGGCGAGACGGTGAAGTTCAGTCAGCACGCCGTGGTGTCAACGCAGGAGGGACGCCCGTGCCTCATGATCAGGGTGGCCAACATGCGGAAGAGCCTCCTGCTCGGCTGTCAG GTGACGGGTAAACTGCTGCAGTCGTCTCTGACCAAGGAGGGCGAGACGGTTCGCCTGGACCAGAGGAACGTGGCCTTCCAGGTGGACACGTCCAGCGACAGTCCTTTCCTCATCCTGCCGCTCACCTTCTACCACGTCATCGACGACGACAGCCCCCTCAGGGCCTGGGCGGCCAAGG GCGGCGGCTGGACTGATCCGGAATTGGCCGACTTTGAGCTGCTGGTCATCCTGAGCGCGACAGTGGAGCCCACGTCGGCCACCTGCCAGGTTCGCACCTCCTACCTGCCCGACGAGATCCTGTGGGGCTACGAGTTCCCGCCCGTGGTCTCCCTGTCGCCGTCTGGCAAATATGTGGCCGACTTCACCTTTTTCGACAAGGTGGCCAAGAGCAAGGCGGCGCCCGTCTTCAAGCCGTCGGGTGGCCAGCCACACAGCTGCCAGAGCAACGGCGGCGGGAAACTCGCCGATGGGTCCGACCCGGAGAAGATCCGCCTGGAGCGAAGCTACCGGGAGGAGCGAGGTCGCGTCAGCGTTCGCATCAGCAACGTGTGA